DNA from Cyanobacterium stanieri LEGE 03274:
TTCGTCAACAATATTTTTTACTAGAACGGTATCCTAATAAACCCACATAAGAATATCATGATTTTGTCTTTTGTGATGGAAAGATTTTGTCCGTTAAATGATGATTTGTTGTAATTGGACGATCGCCCTTTCTAACTGATCATTAACGATTTTATGATCAAATTCATCTTGGGCAAGAATTTCTTCTTTGGCCCGTTGTAAACGTTTGCTAATGGCTTCGGGGGAATCACTGCCCCTGTTGCGTAATCTCCTCTCTAATTCCTGTTCTGATGGGGGTAAAATAAAGATTAATTCTGATTGGGGAAGGTTTTCTTTTACCTGTCTTGCCCCTAAAAGTTCAATTTCTAAAATAATAGTTTTACCCTGATTAATCTTTTCGAGGACGGGTTGTTTCGGAGTGCCGTAATAATTACCCGCATAGGTAGCCCATTCCAATAAATTATCTTCCTCTATCATGGACTTAAATTGTTCTTGGCTCAAGAAATAATAATCTTTTCCTTCTTTTTCTCCCTGGCGTGGTTTTCTTGTGGTGGCGGAAATAGACACAAATAATTGGGGATGACTTTTAAGGAGCGATCGCACCAAAGTTCCTTTACCTACTCCACTAGGCCCAGTGATAACAAATAATTTTCCTTCTTTTTCTGACATGAATAGTTAACAATTAATAATGAATAGTTAAAACGAAAGATCATCTTATCACCCCATTGGGTTTTCCCCTTTACCTCTTACACTATTGTCCATGGTGCATTTTCCCTTGTCAATGGTTGCTGTTGTCAACGGTCAATTATAAAGGTACAATTAAAGATCGCAGATTAAATTTTAGAATAATTATATATAGGAGATAAATTCATGGCTCGTGTATGTCAACTGACAGGAAGAAGAGCAAATAATGGTTTTGCCATTTCTCACTCCCATCGTCGTACCAAAAGACTACAGCATGTTAACTTACAAGATAAAAGAATTTGGTGGGCAGAGGGCAATAGTTTTGTTAGATTACGTCTTTCTACCAAAGCCATTAAAACCCTAGACACGAAAAGTGTTGGTCAAATGGCTAGGGAAGCAGGAATCGATCTTAATAAATTTAAATGCTCCTAATCTATTTATCTGTTAAGGGTTGAATCATAATACTTGGTTAGTGTTTTTTTATTCGGCAAAGTTGCGATCGACACTACCAAAAAACACTGGTTCAACTCTTATGCCTACCACCTCGGAAGGCCGAAGCACCATATATTCTCCCTGAATATTCTTAATAGGTACATTAATAAAATCCCTAGATGCTGATTTTGGTACTAACTCTCCACTGTACCACTTCTGAAATTCTTGTATCGTATTAAACCTCACTTCTTCTCTGTGTCCACTACTCATTAAAAGATGGACAGTATATTCATCTGGTTTTCTTGCCATAATACAGTCTTTTTAAATAAATTTGAGATAAATTATATCTTTAATATCAAGTCCGCTTAATCACTTACAAATTAGCAATATCGATATTTTATACTAAATCCTGTTTCAATAATATACTTATTAGGGAACAGGGAACGGGGAACAAAGTTCTTCATTCTCAATTGTTAATTGCTTTATCACCTCAACGGAGGAAAATAGTTATCAGTATAGTAAGTTGCAGATTACCTTATCTCGAATTCAAGTTCAATAAGGGTCAAAGTGAATGGACAAAATGAGATATAATAATTTACTCTTATAAGTTTAAAAAATTTTAGTTTGGATAACTCTAACTTTATTCATCGGAAAATAGTAACTTCCAGCTAACAAAATGTTATGACACTAATTCAATGGTATCCAGGACACATCAGTAAAGCAGAAAGACAACTCAAAGAACAACTAAAACGAGTAGATGTTGTCTTAGAAGTGCGGGATGCCCGTATTCCCCTTGCCTCCCATCATCCCCAAGTAAAAGAATGGATT
Protein-coding regions in this window:
- the rpmB gene encoding 50S ribosomal protein L28, with product MARVCQLTGRRANNGFAISHSHRRTKRLQHVNLQDKRIWWAEGNSFVRLRLSTKAIKTLDTKSVGQMAREAGIDLNKFKCS
- the gmk gene encoding guanylate kinase, which produces MSEKEGKLFVITGPSGVGKGTLVRSLLKSHPQLFVSISATTRKPRQGEKEGKDYYFLSQEQFKSMIEEDNLLEWATYAGNYYGTPKQPVLEKINQGKTIILEIELLGARQVKENLPQSELIFILPPSEQELERRLRNRGSDSPEAISKRLQRAKEEILAQDEFDHKIVNDQLERAIVQLQQIII